A region of [Bacteroides] pectinophilus DNA encodes the following proteins:
- a CDS encoding phosphodiester glycosidase family protein, with protein MHLKKIWAVIYAVMLAAFSTFVLLDAFVIPKDRIKADEPIQSQEITDESIEAKAEAVITENSYKDDKISITISELREYDTSIYVADIQLADASYLRAGLADGTFGRNVTEVTSQIAQDSNAILAINGDFYGFRNKGYVMRNGYLYRETAQQGRQGNSRQEDLVIYEDGHMDVIEENEVAAQTLKDSGASQIFSFGPGLIKNGNITVDENSEVEQSMQSNPRTAIGMITPLHYIMAVSDGRTEASEGLTLYQLAQIMKGQDCVTAYNLDGGGSSTMWFNGEVVNKPTSYGSKISERAVSDIVYIGR; from the coding sequence ATGCATTTGAAAAAAATATGGGCAGTGATATATGCAGTGATGCTTGCAGCGTTTTCCACATTTGTACTGCTGGATGCATTTGTGATTCCAAAGGACCGGATAAAGGCAGATGAACCGATACAGTCTCAGGAAATTACGGATGAGAGCATTGAAGCAAAGGCTGAGGCAGTAATAACTGAGAACAGCTATAAGGATGATAAGATATCAATAACGATAAGTGAATTAAGAGAATATGATACCAGCATTTATGTTGCTGATATACAGCTTGCGGATGCCTCATATCTGAGGGCAGGACTGGCAGATGGTACGTTCGGCCGCAATGTTACGGAGGTGACATCGCAGATAGCGCAGGACAGTAATGCCATACTTGCAATTAACGGTGATTTTTACGGTTTCAGGAACAAAGGTTATGTAATGCGTAACGGTTATCTGTACAGAGAAACTGCACAGCAGGGCAGGCAGGGGAACAGCCGTCAGGAAGACCTTGTGATATACGAGGATGGTCATATGGATGTTATAGAGGAAAACGAGGTTGCCGCACAGACACTTAAGGATAGCGGTGCATCCCAGATATTTTCATTTGGACCCGGACTTATAAAAAACGGAAACATAACTGTTGATGAAAACAGTGAGGTTGAACAGTCAATGCAGAGTAATCCAAGAACAGCAATAGGAATGATAACGCCGCTTCACTATATAATGGCTGTATCTGACGGAAGGACTGAGGCAAGTGAGGGACTTACGCTGTATCAGCTTGCACAGATTATGAAGGGGCAGGACTGTGTGACAGCGTATAATCTCGATGGTGGAGGTTCATCAACGATGTGGTTTAACGGTGAGGTTGTTAATAAGCCGACATCATATGGCAGTAAAATAAGTGAAAGGGCGGTGAGCGATATTGTATACATTGGAAGATAG
- a CDS encoding radical SAM protein, whose protein sequence is MNCNLCPRKCNADRNQKNGYCGAPERLRVARAALHMWEEPCISGNNGSGAVFFSGCTLRCVFCQNHDIAAGLNGKEISTERLRDIFLELQDKKANNINLVTPSHYVPRIAAALDMAKQQGLKIPIVYNTSSYENVDTLKMMDGLTDVYLPDMKYTDSRLSMRYSYARDYFDVAAKALEEMYRQVENPVFADKDTAKQLGIEEDMMIKGIIVRHLCLPGQIEDSKRVLDYVYENYGDAVYISIMNQYTPLDNVKDIPELNRRVTDEEYSELIDYAQNLGIVNGFIQEGTTALESFIPDFGSYEGV, encoded by the coding sequence ATGAACTGTAATCTTTGTCCGAGAAAGTGTAATGCTGATAGGAATCAGAAAAATGGGTATTGCGGTGCGCCTGAGAGACTGCGTGTTGCAAGAGCAGCACTGCATATGTGGGAGGAACCATGCATATCGGGAAATAACGGTTCCGGAGCAGTGTTTTTTTCGGGTTGTACGTTAAGGTGTGTTTTCTGTCAGAATCACGATATTGCAGCGGGGCTTAACGGAAAAGAGATAAGCACAGAGAGGCTTAGGGATATTTTTCTTGAGCTTCAGGATAAAAAAGCCAACAATATAAACCTTGTTACGCCATCACACTATGTTCCCCGGATAGCTGCAGCACTTGACATGGCAAAGCAACAGGGGCTGAAGATACCCATTGTATATAATACTTCTTCATATGAGAATGTTGATACGCTTAAGATGATGGACGGACTTACAGATGTATATCTTCCTGATATGAAATATACGGACAGCAGATTATCTATGAGGTATTCATACGCCAGAGATTATTTTGATGTTGCGGCAAAAGCACTTGAAGAGATGTACCGTCAGGTTGAAAATCCTGTATTTGCGGATAAAGATACAGCAAAGCAGCTTGGAATAGAAGAAGATATGATGATAAAAGGAATCATAGTGCGGCATCTCTGCCTGCCGGGACAGATTGAGGATTCAAAGCGTGTGCTGGATTATGTCTATGAGAATTATGGCGATGCAGTATATATAAGCATTATGAATCAATATACGCCGCTTGACAATGTAAAAGATATACCTGAACTTAACAGGCGTGTTACGGATGAAGAATATTCGGAGCTCATCGATTATGCCCAGAATCTGGGTATAGTCAATGGCTTCATACAGGAAGGCACAACCGCACTTGAAAGCTTCATTCCTGACTTCGGTTCATATGAAGGAGTCTGA
- a CDS encoding manganese efflux pump MntP family protein — protein sequence MFIELLIIGVGLSMDAFAVSVCKGLGMEKVNKKQAFIIGLYFGGFQALMPLIGWALGINFQKYITSIDHWIAFILLAFIGGKMVFEAVHDKDEDTVTVKDLPLDHKEMLMLAVATSIDALAVGITFAFLEVPIVKAITIIGCTTFILSIAGVVIGNFFGTRYKKKAEITGGVILILIGVKILLEHLGIF from the coding sequence ATGTTTATTGAATTATTAATAATTGGCGTAGGCCTTTCAATGGATGCTTTTGCAGTATCTGTCTGCAAGGGACTTGGAATGGAGAAAGTTAATAAAAAGCAGGCATTTATAATCGGTCTGTACTTTGGCGGCTTTCAGGCTCTTATGCCATTAATCGGATGGGCTCTCGGTATTAACTTCCAGAAGTATATAACATCCATTGATCACTGGATTGCTTTCATACTTCTTGCTTTCATTGGCGGTAAGATGGTCTTCGAGGCAGTTCATGACAAAGACGAAGATACCGTAACCGTGAAAGACCTCCCGCTTGACCACAAAGAAATGCTTATGCTCGCTGTTGCTACAAGCATTGATGCCCTTGCTGTCGGCATAACATTTGCATTTCTTGAAGTACCTATCGTAAAGGCCATAACAATCATAGGATGCACAACATTCATTCTCTCAATTGCAGGTGTTGTTATCGGTAACTTCTTTGGTACACGTTATAAGAAAAAAGCTGAGATTACCGGCGGTGTTATTCTTATACTTATAGGTGTCAAGATACTTCTTGAACATCTCGGCATATTCTAA
- a CDS encoding alpha-amylase, with the protein MTRSTELEAVYGNPLQLGVTKVKDGYNFAVRSFTDELTLEIYPVTASGDKNDSPLFTVDMDEAYRFGDVFAVEITGGDIDGCSYRYVHNGTMVRDDYAANLSGCSEFGHNIRDIKYITKIQSDIYDWENDRFPRIPYDECIFYKLHVRGFTKSRTSGVELSKRGTFAGITDKIPYLRSLGITTIELMPAYEFDEAGRFASDKEKHYSSSKPEKSGCVNYWGYLGGFHFAPKAAYCAASCSEGNYNGSYTDEFRDMVKALHANGIEVVMEMYFTHEESYLIEDCLRYWVMNYHVDGFHIYCDECRLSAAADDPVLGSTKIITVYWNNGRPGIHNQDECRIKRTKHMANYNTGFDEAAKRLLKGDENQLQTFARLLRANPADAADINYVTNHNGFTMMDLVSYDRKHNEANGEGNRDGENFNYSWNCGIEGPSRKKKINELRTRQIKNAFAMLFTAQGTPLILAGDEFGNSQSGNNNPYCIDNETTWLEWKESVQARSIADFVRILIDFRKSHKIMHMDSELTAADGLSCGYPDISYHGDNAWYSRMESYDRHIGVMYCSRYVKNEPADEVIYVAYNLHWEPHHLALPDLPEPNEWKIILSTDADNTAKLAGRQIITPPRSVTILTGSLIRTSTIKRRKRRS; encoded by the coding sequence ATGACAAGGAGTACTGAATTGGAAGCTGTATATGGAAATCCATTACAATTAGGGGTTACAAAGGTAAAAGACGGATATAATTTTGCTGTGCGTTCATTCACAGACGAATTGACACTTGAGATATATCCTGTTACAGCATCGGGAGATAAAAACGATAGTCCGCTTTTTACGGTAGACATGGATGAAGCCTACAGGTTCGGAGATGTTTTTGCCGTAGAGATTACAGGCGGTGACATAGACGGATGCAGCTACAGATATGTGCATAACGGCACAATGGTGCGTGATGACTATGCAGCTAACCTGTCAGGATGTTCTGAATTCGGGCATAACATCCGTGATATAAAATATATTACAAAGATACAGAGTGACATATACGACTGGGAGAATGACAGATTTCCGCGTATACCATATGACGAGTGCATATTTTACAAGCTTCATGTAAGAGGTTTTACAAAGAGCAGGACAAGCGGTGTTGAACTGTCCAAACGGGGGACATTTGCAGGTATTACCGATAAGATACCTTACCTCAGATCACTTGGGATAACAACTATAGAACTGATGCCGGCGTATGAATTTGATGAGGCAGGAAGATTCGCTTCCGATAAAGAAAAGCACTACAGTTCAAGTAAGCCTGAAAAGAGCGGCTGCGTTAATTACTGGGGTTATCTTGGAGGATTCCACTTTGCACCTAAGGCAGCATACTGTGCAGCATCATGCAGCGAAGGAAACTATAACGGGAGCTATACGGATGAATTCAGGGATATGGTCAAAGCTCTTCATGCTAATGGAATTGAAGTTGTTATGGAGATGTATTTTACGCATGAAGAATCATATCTGATTGAAGACTGCCTCAGATACTGGGTTATGAATTATCATGTTGACGGATTCCATATTTACTGCGATGAGTGCAGGCTTTCAGCGGCTGCGGATGATCCGGTGCTTGGCTCAACCAAGATAATAACTGTCTACTGGAATAACGGCAGACCGGGAATACACAATCAGGATGAATGCCGGATTAAGCGCACAAAACATATGGCAAATTATAATACCGGATTTGATGAGGCTGCCAAGAGGCTTCTCAAAGGCGATGAGAACCAGCTGCAGACATTTGCAAGGCTTCTCAGGGCCAATCCGGCGGATGCAGCTGACATTAATTATGTTACCAATCATAACGGATTCACAATGATGGATCTGGTGAGCTATGACAGAAAGCATAATGAGGCCAACGGCGAAGGCAACAGGGACGGTGAGAACTTCAATTACAGCTGGAACTGCGGCATAGAGGGTCCATCAAGAAAGAAGAAGATTAACGAGCTCAGGACAAGGCAGATAAAGAATGCATTTGCAATGCTTTTTACCGCACAGGGGACACCTCTGATACTTGCAGGTGATGAATTCGGTAATTCGCAGTCAGGCAATAACAACCCATACTGTATAGATAACGAGACAACATGGCTTGAATGGAAGGAATCTGTGCAGGCACGCTCAATAGCTGATTTTGTAAGAATTCTTATAGATTTCAGGAAGAGCCACAAGATTATGCATATGGATTCCGAACTGACGGCTGCAGACGGATTATCATGCGGATATCCGGATATATCATACCATGGTGATAATGCGTGGTATTCAAGAATGGAAAGCTATGACAGGCATATAGGAGTTATGTACTGCTCAAGATATGTAAAGAATGAACCGGCTGATGAAGTTATATATGTTGCATATAATCTGCATTGGGAACCGCATCATCTGGCACTTCCGGATCTTCCGGAGCCGAATGAATGGAAGATAATCCTCAGTACTGATGCTGATAACACAGCTAAGCTTGCGGGAAGACAGATTATTACACCGCCAAGATCGGTAACAATACTTACCGGAAGTCTTATAAGAACATCAACCATAAAAAGGAGAAAGCGCAGATCGTGA
- a CDS encoding DUF5717 family protein, whose amino-acid sequence MKDTLNRYARGEFMYDSPEVTIVSDDLEAQICVGSIQNRELKIAGSHDYVKGIVYSDNPRVVLEKDSFFGVDSVLHYTVNASGLEAGELLEGHFDIVSNAGECSASFAFRITSVTIDSSIGPIHDLFHFANLVQASPDEACHVFARPDFEKIFIKDDMATAAIYRALHKGSNVRMSIEEFLIAIRKKQPVRLKAVDENGAECSDDVIHYGQIDADYKDTIILHKNTWGYVDAPVICDAPFVTADHQNVTSEDFAGNTFELGYIIRKDRLHAGRNYAKITVGTGENAVVRRIEVIRNNEAETDGANQAAQQSTRSQDHIIKLETAVGITQLYIDFRTHRIDVREWAEQSTKLLERAMSQFAHDPLYKLMQAQIYCVEERDEDAEWLLEAVREDVLADTSSIEYCYFLYVNSVHRRNESYTSEVHDILKKKYDYNSADWRILWMLFYLDKDYERNQSIKLARIKELYHAGCHSPIMYLEACTIINSQPVFLRIFDEFERQVINFGCKYNIITEKTAKHICDIGQSERSVSKTYLRILQGLYDRYGSDDILTVLCEHLIRNQMRGSRYFGIYETCILRELRITRLYESYMDSIDSGYDRLLPKVVLMYFSYNNQLNDTQKAFLYANIINYLPDTDPVKLTYAPQMEQFAAEQLRLGQISNNLVILYKYIWNDALINEETAVPVARLLFAYKLTCSDSSVKNAIVLHKELNEEVVVPFIDNVACVSIYTEKCCIAFEYEDGSRKCKSVDYELERLMNIPDSVESVYSLIPDDIFLSVYYYEQNRKYHRTGIDAPGLREKLLDSSKVTEAFEKEILDALIEYYHDRYTGDEFADKAAVLAGRKLTEQQSAYFIEMCVANALYIQAYDTALAYGTRKVSPKRLYRLCRHMLEYGLEAGSPFLTQICWQSFKEKKYDAPMLTYLQNTYNGTCSQMLSLWDACRGFDTECYELEERITAQMIFVRSTSPRLKEVFAEYYEQGARERVIEAYIGYEAYGCFMQNREADEKIFRIIESRLEYDDNVNDLARLALLKHYSRLELPDDGQKERIMKLLGYFCTRDIMFPFFLDFADKVLLPYKLADKTIVEYRCNPDSRVTIHYKQNNRDDSEDGTDYTSEIMQDAFMGIFVKTFTIFQGGSIKYYITQELNGEKTDTGPQLLTCRQADVGYSHSRYEYLNDMLKADEAHDTASVERIMHEYCVEDYITKELFKPKY is encoded by the coding sequence GTGAAAGACACACTGAACAGATATGCCAGAGGAGAGTTCATGTATGATAGCCCGGAGGTTACAATTGTATCGGATGACCTTGAGGCACAGATATGTGTTGGAAGCATACAGAACAGGGAATTGAAGATAGCCGGAAGCCACGATTATGTAAAGGGTATTGTGTATTCCGATAATCCGAGAGTTGTCCTTGAAAAGGACAGCTTCTTTGGCGTGGATTCAGTGCTGCACTATACGGTCAATGCGTCTGGACTTGAGGCCGGAGAACTGCTGGAAGGACACTTTGATATCGTAAGCAATGCGGGAGAGTGCTCCGCATCATTTGCATTCAGGATTACAAGTGTGACAATAGACTCTTCCATAGGACCTATTCATGATCTGTTCCATTTTGCTAATCTTGTGCAGGCATCACCGGATGAAGCATGTCATGTATTTGCAAGACCGGATTTTGAAAAAATATTTATCAAAGATGATATGGCAACTGCTGCAATATACAGGGCACTTCACAAGGGCAGCAATGTGAGGATGAGTATAGAGGAATTCCTTATTGCAATACGCAAGAAGCAGCCTGTGAGGCTTAAGGCAGTTGATGAGAATGGCGCTGAATGCAGTGATGATGTAATACATTACGGTCAGATAGATGCTGATTATAAGGATACTATAATCCTCCATAAGAATACATGGGGATATGTTGATGCGCCTGTTATATGTGATGCGCCTTTTGTGACTGCAGATCACCAGAATGTAACATCAGAAGATTTTGCAGGTAACACGTTTGAATTAGGATATATAATTAGAAAAGACCGGCTTCATGCGGGACGTAATTATGCAAAGATAACCGTAGGAACGGGAGAGAATGCAGTAGTCAGAAGAATAGAAGTTATAAGGAATAACGAAGCGGAAACTGATGGCGCTAATCAGGCTGCACAACAGAGCACAAGGTCACAGGATCACATAATAAAGCTTGAGACAGCAGTTGGAATAACACAGCTCTATATAGATTTCAGAACGCACAGGATAGATGTAAGAGAATGGGCAGAACAGTCAACAAAGCTCCTTGAAAGAGCAATGTCGCAATTTGCACACGATCCGTTGTACAAGCTGATGCAGGCGCAGATATACTGTGTAGAGGAGCGGGATGAAGATGCAGAGTGGCTGCTCGAAGCAGTGAGAGAAGATGTCCTTGCGGACACTTCTTCAATAGAATACTGTTATTTCCTGTATGTCAATTCAGTGCACAGGAGGAATGAGTCTTATACATCCGAGGTGCATGATATCCTTAAGAAAAAATATGACTATAATTCAGCAGACTGGCGTATTCTGTGGATGCTGTTCTATCTTGACAAGGATTATGAGCGTAATCAGAGCATAAAGCTTGCAAGAATCAAGGAGTTGTATCATGCGGGGTGTCACAGCCCGATAATGTATCTTGAGGCGTGTACTATAATAAACAGCCAGCCGGTATTCTTAAGAATTTTTGATGAATTTGAACGTCAGGTAATTAATTTTGGCTGCAAATACAACATTATAACAGAAAAGACAGCAAAGCACATATGTGATATAGGTCAGTCTGAGCGAAGTGTTTCAAAGACATATTTAAGAATACTCCAGGGACTGTATGACAGGTATGGAAGCGATGATATTCTTACGGTCCTGTGTGAACATCTTATCCGTAACCAGATGCGGGGAAGCAGATATTTTGGTATATATGAGACATGTATATTGCGCGAGCTGAGAATAACAAGATTGTATGAGTCCTATATGGACAGTATAGATTCCGGCTATGACAGGCTGTTGCCAAAAGTTGTACTCATGTACTTCAGCTACAATAACCAGCTTAATGATACGCAAAAAGCATTCCTGTATGCCAATATAATTAATTATCTGCCGGATACAGACCCTGTTAAGCTTACATATGCACCTCAGATGGAACAGTTTGCAGCTGAGCAGCTGCGGCTTGGACAGATAAGCAATAATCTTGTAATACTTTACAAATATATATGGAACGATGCACTTATTAATGAGGAGACAGCAGTACCTGTTGCGAGACTTCTTTTTGCATATAAGCTTACATGCAGTGACAGCAGTGTAAAGAATGCCATCGTACTGCATAAGGAACTTAATGAAGAAGTGGTTGTACCTTTTATTGATAATGTGGCGTGCGTAAGCATATATACCGAAAAGTGCTGTATTGCATTTGAATATGAGGACGGAAGCAGAAAATGTAAAAGTGTCGATTATGAGCTTGAACGGCTTATGAATATACCTGATTCTGTAGAAAGCGTATATTCCTTAATCCCTGATGATATATTCCTGTCAGTGTATTATTATGAGCAGAACCGTAAGTATCACAGAACAGGCATAGATGCTCCGGGACTTCGTGAAAAGCTCCTTGACAGCAGCAAGGTTACGGAGGCATTTGAAAAAGAAATCCTTGATGCACTTATTGAGTATTATCATGACAGATATACGGGGGACGAATTTGCAGATAAGGCGGCTGTGTTGGCAGGAAGAAAGCTGACTGAGCAGCAATCGGCATATTTTATCGAGATGTGTGTTGCTAATGCATTATACATTCAGGCATATGATACGGCACTGGCTTATGGAACGCGCAAAGTAAGTCCTAAGAGATTATACAGGCTGTGCAGACATATGCTTGAATACGGACTCGAAGCCGGAAGCCCGTTCCTTACACAGATATGCTGGCAGTCCTTTAAAGAAAAAAAGTATGACGCTCCAATGCTTACATATCTACAGAATACATATAACGGAACGTGTTCACAGATGCTTTCCTTATGGGATGCGTGCCGTGGATTCGACACGGAGTGCTATGAATTAGAGGAACGCATAACTGCACAGATGATTTTTGTCCGGAGTACATCTCCGAGACTTAAGGAAGTGTTTGCCGAGTATTACGAACAGGGAGCCAGAGAAAGAGTCATAGAGGCATATATAGGATATGAAGCATATGGCTGTTTTATGCAGAACCGTGAAGCAGATGAGAAGATATTCAGGATAATTGAAAGCAGGCTTGAGTATGACGATAATGTAAACGATCTTGCAAGGCTTGCACTGCTTAAGCATTATTCGCGGCTTGAACTTCCTGATGACGGGCAGAAGGAACGTATAATGAAACTTCTGGGATATTTCTGTACAAGAGATATTATGTTTCCGTTCTTTCTTGATTTTGCCGATAAGGTACTGCTTCCGTATAAGCTTGCAGATAAGACGATTGTGGAATACAGATGCAATCCTGACAGCAGGGTCACAATACATTATAAGCAGAATAACCGCGATGACAGTGAGGACGGAACAGATTATACAAGTGAGATAATGCAGGATGCATTTATGGGAATATTTGTTAAGACATTTACAATATTCCAGGGCGGCTCCATAAAGTACTATATAACACAGGAACTTAACGGAGAAAAGACCGATACCGGGCCACAGCTGCTTACATGCAGACAGGCAGATGTAGGCTATTCCCATAGCAGGTATGAATATCTGAATGATATGCTTAAGGCGGATGAAGCACATGATACGGCCTCTGTTGAGAGAATAATGCATGAATACTGCGTTGAGGATTATATAACAAAGGAGCTTTTTAAGCCTAAGTATTAA
- a CDS encoding DUF5716 family protein, with product MDGLILGIDICNEYSHLSFYDKSKNVPESVPFAGEMALANPDVLDRMTEQPDRLAGHVAEIMQTAYRYCACNETERVCVTIPHFERHIVDAVRDAFISAGVPDTSLMFISHEECLAYYAFGMHRDLWINGVILIDYSYDGITGYRMDRVAIGSKQVIAESDYMKDENRVLTDEFAQSKGAADLDMLSDILTQDADKLIGKKAASSVYLTGRGFDTTRLPDAFLKCICNRHRVFAGQNLYVKGACICAFTEANALQRDVIVACRNRLPSTIDMDIIERGKKKIFRIASAGTNWYHAGRSVDFIADDCSSITLHIQPAGGQKPYDEIVDFSDFPYRAGKTTRINVRFEFEGDDRCSVTVTDKGFGCFVQASGKSVVRSIDL from the coding sequence ATGGATGGCTTAATACTTGGAATAGATATATGTAATGAATATTCACATCTGAGTTTCTACGACAAATCTAAGAATGTCCCTGAGTCAGTGCCGTTTGCGGGAGAGATGGCTCTTGCTAATCCTGATGTGCTAGACAGGATGACAGAACAGCCTGACAGGCTGGCCGGACATGTGGCGGAGATTATGCAGACAGCATACAGATATTGTGCATGTAATGAGACTGAGCGTGTGTGTGTTACGATTCCGCATTTTGAGAGGCATATAGTTGATGCTGTCAGGGATGCATTTATCAGTGCGGGAGTACCGGACACATCGCTGATGTTCATAAGCCATGAGGAATGTCTTGCATACTATGCATTTGGAATGCACAGGGATCTCTGGATAAACGGAGTCATACTGATTGACTATTCATATGACGGAATTACAGGATACAGGATGGATCGTGTAGCCATAGGTTCTAAGCAGGTAATTGCAGAATCGGATTATATGAAAGATGAGAACCGCGTTCTGACGGATGAATTCGCACAGAGCAAAGGAGCAGCTGATCTTGATATGTTAAGTGACATTCTTACGCAGGATGCCGACAAACTTATCGGGAAAAAGGCGGCGTCATCTGTATATCTGACAGGAAGGGGATTTGATACGACCAGGCTTCCGGATGCATTTTTAAAATGCATATGTAACAGGCACAGGGTATTTGCCGGGCAGAACCTGTATGTAAAGGGGGCGTGCATATGCGCATTTACGGAGGCGAATGCTCTTCAAAGGGATGTTATCGTGGCATGCCGCAACAGGCTTCCGTCTACGATAGATATGGACATTATCGAGCGCGGTAAAAAGAAGATATTCAGAATTGCATCGGCGGGTACGAACTGGTATCATGCAGGACGCAGTGTTGATTTTATAGCTGATGACTGCAGCAGCATTACACTTCATATACAGCCGGCTGGCGGACAGAAACCGTATGATGAGATTGTGGATTTCTCTGATTTTCCTTATCGTGCCGGTAAGACTACAAGAATTAATGTAAGGTTTGAATTTGAAGGTGATGACAGGTGCTCGGTTACAGTTACTGATAAAGGCTTTGGATGCTTTGTTCAGGCTTCGGGGAAAAGTGTTGTCAGGAGCATAGATTTGTGA